From one Thermatribacter velox genomic stretch:
- a CDS encoding nucleotidyltransferase family protein, whose protein sequence is MADALILAGGGEREIEKKFGVRNRALLVIEDRFMIEYVIEALRSVSSINRVVVVGPVREFQSRIGKLVDAVVAPGDNPFQSALQGLEFLRTQEKVLVASCDIPLIKGEMIEDFFLRCSKKEADFYYPIIREESYVKKFGKSRRTFAALRDGRFTGGNILYLDPGIFEKKRDLVEKIVESRKNPLTIARLLGLTIIVKYLLRMLTVEEIEKRVEKVTGIRGKAIITPYPEIGFDVDRAEHVEMVKEFLKKRS, encoded by the coding sequence ATGGCTGATGCTTTAATTCTTGCTGGTGGAGGGGAAAGGGAAATCGAAAAAAAATTTGGGGTTCGAAACCGAGCCTTGCTTGTCATTGAAGACAGGTTTATGATAGAATATGTAATAGAAGCCCTCAGAAGCGTTTCCTCGATAAATAGAGTAGTTGTTGTTGGCCCAGTCCGGGAGTTTCAGTCACGAATTGGTAAACTGGTTGATGCTGTTGTTGCTCCGGGAGATAACCCATTCCAGAGTGCCTTGCAAGGGTTGGAATTTTTGAGGACCCAGGAGAAAGTGCTGGTAGCAAGTTGTGATATCCCCTTGATAAAAGGGGAAATGATTGAGGATTTCTTTTTGCGTTGCTCAAAAAAGGAAGCCGATTTTTACTACCCCATTATTCGTGAGGAGTCTTATGTTAAGAAGTTTGGAAAGAGTCGCAGGACTTTTGCTGCTCTTCGTGATGGAAGATTTACTGGAGGCAATATCTTGTATCTGGACCCCGGTATCTTTGAGAAAAAGCGAGATTTGGTAGAAAAAATTGTTGAGAGTCGCAAAAATCCTTTGACTATCGCAAGACTGCTGGGTTTAACCATTATTGTTAAGTACCTGTTGCGAATGTTGACCGTTGAAGAAATAGAGAAGAGAGTGGAAAAAGTAACTGGCATTAGAGGTAAAGCAATTATTACTCCCTATCCCGAAATAGGGTTTGATGTAGATCGAGCAGAGCATGTGGAGATGGTTAAGGAATTTCTCAAAAAGAGAAGTTAG
- the rho gene encoding transcription termination factor Rho, translating into MSLQFSLAELKRKTNAELAEIAQSLKISGYSRKKKSDLIFEILKKATESKGYIFSEGILEVTPEGYGFLRTSDDFAPTENDVYVSPSQIKRFGLSSGDKVAGQVRPPKEGERYYALLRIEAINDEEPEQAKKRPLFENLTPTFPNEQYVLETVPSEISTRIIDLFAPIGKGQRGLIVAPPKAGKTILLEKIANGIATNYPDVVLIVLLIDERPEEVTHMERSVKGQVIASTFDKKPENHLRVAELTLERAKRLVEEGKDVVILLDSITRLARANNLVVPNTGKTLSGGIDSLALHWPKRFFGAARNIEEGGSLTILATALIDTGSRMDEVIYEEFKGTGNMELHLSRALAESRIFPAIDIHRSGTRREELLLKKEDLERIWMLRKLLANVDTQEAAQMVIDRIKNTRSNKEFLKIIDQVLKTSR; encoded by the coding sequence GTGAGTTTACAGTTTTCTCTGGCTGAGCTTAAAAGAAAAACTAACGCAGAACTTGCAGAGATTGCTCAGAGCCTCAAAATTTCAGGATATAGCAGGAAGAAAAAGAGTGATCTAATTTTTGAAATATTAAAGAAAGCAACGGAGTCCAAAGGTTATATTTTCAGTGAGGGAATACTGGAAGTTACTCCCGAGGGTTACGGCTTCTTGCGCACTTCTGACGATTTTGCGCCTACCGAGAATGATGTTTACGTCTCACCTTCTCAGATTAAACGCTTCGGTCTGAGCAGCGGCGACAAGGTTGCCGGCCAGGTGCGTCCACCTAAGGAGGGTGAGCGCTATTACGCTCTTTTGCGTATCGAAGCCATCAATGATGAAGAACCAGAGCAAGCTAAAAAGAGACCCCTTTTTGAAAATCTTACTCCTACCTTCCCCAATGAACAGTATGTCTTGGAAACGGTGCCTTCAGAGATATCCACGCGGATCATTGACCTGTTCGCTCCCATCGGCAAGGGGCAGCGAGGCTTGATAGTGGCACCACCCAAAGCAGGAAAAACCATTTTGCTTGAAAAAATTGCGAATGGTATTGCCACTAATTATCCTGATGTGGTGCTCATCGTGCTTCTTATTGATGAACGCCCTGAAGAAGTGACCCATATGGAGCGCTCAGTTAAGGGGCAGGTCATCGCTTCAACTTTTGACAAAAAACCAGAAAACCACCTGAGAGTTGCTGAACTAACTCTGGAGAGAGCAAAGCGTCTGGTCGAAGAAGGTAAAGACGTAGTGATTTTGCTTGATAGTATTACCCGTTTGGCCAGAGCTAATAACCTGGTAGTGCCCAATACCGGGAAGACGCTCTCTGGAGGAATAGATTCTTTGGCTCTCCACTGGCCGAAGCGCTTTTTTGGTGCAGCCCGCAACATTGAAGAAGGTGGTAGTCTTACTATCCTGGCCACTGCCCTCATTGATACCGGTTCCCGCATGGATGAGGTCATCTATGAGGAATTTAAAGGGACTGGGAATATGGAACTTCACCTGAGCAGAGCGCTTGCCGAAAGTAGAATTTTCCCGGCTATTGATATTCACCGTTCTGGCACCCGACGCGAAGAGTTGCTCCTTAAAAAGGAAGACTTGGAGCGAATATGGATGTTGCGAAAGCTGCTTGCCAATGTGGACACCCAGGAGGCTGCTCAAATGGTCATCGACCGCATTAAAAACACCCGTTCTAACAAGGAATTTTTAAAGATTATTGACCAGGTTTTGAAGACCTCGCGCTGA
- the rpmE gene encoding 50S ribosomal protein L31 — protein MKEGIHPEYKETRVVCACGNTFVTRSTKFPEIKVEICAKCHPFFTGQQKLVDTAGRVDKFYAKYGEDY, from the coding sequence ATGAAGGAAGGAATTCATCCCGAATATAAAGAAACCAGAGTAGTTTGTGCTTGTGGCAATACCTTTGTGACCCGTTCCACTAAATTTCCAGAAATTAAGGTAGAGATTTGTGCTAAGTGCCATCCTTTCTTTACTGGGCAGCAAAAGCTGGTGGATACGGCGGGAAGGGTAGACAAGTTTTACGCAAAATATGGCGAAGATTACTGA
- the thyX gene encoding FAD-dependent thymidylate synthase — protein MEVSLIAHTPDPERVVARSARVCYSFSPPQEIAIEEARRLIRELVSRGHYSVLEHASFTFLIKGLSRVASHQLVRHRIASYSQQSQRYTDLTRTSFVVPPSIAENREAAEIFQEVVKVALDAYNKMVERGLPREDARFVLPQAVKTNLVFTANARELLHFFSLRLCNRAQWEIRELAFLMLNIVKEIAPSIFEEAGPPCVKGVCPEGEKGCGHPWKKN, from the coding sequence ATGGAAGTCTCGCTTATTGCGCACACCCCTGATCCGGAGCGAGTGGTTGCTCGCTCAGCAAGGGTGTGCTACAGTTTCTCTCCTCCTCAGGAAATTGCGATTGAAGAAGCGCGCAGATTAATTCGAGAGCTGGTTTCCCGAGGTCATTATTCCGTTTTAGAGCATGCTTCCTTTACTTTTCTGATTAAAGGCCTCTCCCGGGTGGCTTCTCATCAGTTAGTTCGCCATCGTATCGCTTCCTATTCTCAGCAAAGTCAAAGATACACAGATTTGACACGGACTTCTTTCGTAGTCCCTCCTTCCATAGCCGAAAATAGGGAAGCAGCCGAAATTTTTCAGGAAGTGGTCAAAGTGGCTCTGGATGCGTATAATAAAATGGTAGAACGAGGGTTGCCCAGGGAAGATGCCAGGTTTGTCCTACCTCAAGCGGTGAAAACAAACTTGGTGTTTACAGCCAACGCACGAGAACTCCTTCACTTTTTTAGCTTGAGGTTGTGCAACCGGGCGCAGTGGGAGATACGAGAGCTGGCATTCCTGATGCTTAACATTGTTAAAGAAATTGCTCCTTCCATTTTCGAAGAGGCAGGCCCCCCGTGTGTGAAAGGGGTTTGTCCGGAAGGAGAAAAAGGTTGTGGTCATCCATGGAAGAAAAATTAG
- a CDS encoding DUF1385 domain-containing protein, with the protein MEEKLDKQDRIDVGGQALIEGVMMRSPRRLAIAVRKPKGDIILKSFETIPPWKKHKFLSLPVIRGVVNLVDSLAVGLRALSYSATVVLEEEDEKLSPFDITIAMLLAVALFAGLFVALPTFLTSFLDRFIGSTFVYNLVEGLIRVLIFIIYLLVISSLKDIRRIFEYHGAEHKAIFAFEHGEELTPENALKFTTLHPRCGTNWLVIVMLISIFIFSLLGRPGVLTRIVSRILIIPLVAGLAYEAIKFLSRYQNKRIAYYFSLPGLWLQKITTREPDVSQLEVAIVALKESLRKGEDYVEVKS; encoded by the coding sequence ATGGAAGAAAAATTAGATAAGCAGGATAGAATTGATGTGGGAGGACAGGCCCTTATCGAAGGGGTTATGATGCGGAGCCCCAGGCGTCTGGCCATAGCGGTGAGGAAACCGAAGGGAGACATTATCCTTAAAAGTTTTGAGACTATTCCTCCCTGGAAAAAACATAAATTTCTTTCTCTCCCTGTGATACGGGGAGTGGTTAACCTGGTAGACTCACTGGCCGTTGGTCTGCGCGCCCTTTCTTACTCTGCAACTGTGGTGCTGGAAGAAGAAGACGAAAAGCTCTCCCCCTTTGATATAACCATAGCTATGCTTCTTGCTGTAGCGCTCTTTGCTGGGCTTTTTGTCGCTCTTCCCACTTTCCTGACCTCCTTCCTGGATCGTTTTATTGGTTCTACTTTTGTTTACAACCTTGTGGAAGGCTTAATAAGAGTGCTCATTTTTATCATTTATCTTCTGGTAATTTCCAGCTTAAAGGACATCCGGCGTATTTTTGAGTATCATGGGGCAGAACACAAGGCAATTTTTGCCTTTGAACACGGGGAAGAACTTACCCCGGAAAATGCCCTTAAATTTACCACCTTGCATCCACGTTGTGGTACCAACTGGCTGGTCATTGTTATGTTGATCAGTATTTTTATTTTTTCCCTGTTAGGTAGACCAGGTGTTTTGACCAGAATAGTAAGCAGAATTCTTATCATTCCTCTGGTGGCTGGTTTGGCCTATGAAGCCATAAAATTTCTTTCACGTTATCAGAATAAAAGGATAGCGTACTACTTTTCACTTCCTGGCCTCTGGTTGCAAAAAATTACCACTCGCGAACCCGATGTTTCTCAGCTTGAAGTTGCCATTGTTGCCCTGAAGGAAAGTCTGAGGAAAGGTGAGGACTATGTGGAGGTCAAAAGTTGA
- the prfA gene encoding peptide chain release factor 1 produces MWRSKVEELVEQYKEITAKMAQPEIASNIALLREYSKTLSEIEPLVKEYEALREKEARLREDRELLKEEKDPELRLLLEEEIEELEKEIRESEEKIKILLLPRDPRDEKNTLIEIRAGTGGEEAALFAADLLRMYTRFAERQGFKVEVMSASPTELGGFKEVIVAIEGKGAYSKFKYESGVHRVQRIPVTEAGGRIHTSTATVAVLPEADEVDVEIKPEDLRIDVYRSSGPGGQSVNTTDSAVRITHLPTGIVVTCQDEKSQHKNKAKAMRILRARILDLERRRQKEEIDRERKSQIGSGERSERIRTYNFPQNRVTDHRINLTLYRLEDVLEGDLEEIVEALAAEERSRMLEKVG; encoded by the coding sequence ATGTGGAGGTCAAAAGTTGAGGAGCTGGTAGAGCAATACAAAGAAATCACTGCAAAAATGGCTCAGCCTGAGATAGCCAGTAATATTGCTTTATTGCGAGAGTATTCCAAGACGTTGAGTGAAATAGAACCCTTGGTTAAAGAGTATGAAGCCCTCCGTGAAAAAGAAGCCCGACTTCGGGAAGACCGAGAACTTCTTAAAGAAGAAAAAGACCCTGAGTTGCGCCTGTTGCTTGAGGAAGAAATAGAGGAGCTGGAGAAGGAGATACGGGAAAGCGAAGAAAAGATAAAAATTTTATTGCTTCCTCGAGACCCCCGCGATGAAAAAAACACCCTCATTGAGATAAGGGCTGGTACTGGTGGAGAAGAAGCAGCGCTTTTTGCTGCTGACCTACTAAGGATGTATACTCGCTTTGCGGAAAGACAGGGTTTTAAAGTTGAAGTTATGAGTGCAAGTCCTACCGAGCTTGGGGGTTTTAAGGAAGTTATTGTAGCGATAGAGGGAAAAGGTGCTTATAGCAAGTTCAAATACGAAAGTGGGGTTCACAGGGTGCAGAGGATTCCTGTTACCGAGGCTGGAGGGAGAATTCATACTTCCACGGCTACGGTGGCTGTTCTTCCCGAAGCTGACGAAGTGGATGTCGAGATAAAACCCGAAGACTTGAGAATAGATGTGTACCGTTCTTCAGGCCCCGGGGGACAGAGCGTCAACACCACCGATTCCGCAGTGAGGATAACTCACCTGCCTACGGGTATTGTGGTAACCTGTCAGGATGAAAAATCACAGCACAAAAACAAAGCTAAGGCGATGCGAATACTTCGCGCCAGGATTCTGGACTTGGAACGTCGTCGACAGAAAGAAGAAATTGACCGGGAGCGTAAGAGCCAGATTGGGAGTGGTGAACGAAGTGAACGAATCAGAACCTACAACTTTCCTCAAAACAGGGTTACCGATCACCGTATTAACCTTACCCTTTATCGCCTCGAAGATGTTCTCGAGGGAGACCTGGAGGAAATAGTAGAGGCGCTTGCTGCCGAAGAAAGAAGCCGGATGCTTGAAAAGGTTGGTTAG
- the prmC gene encoding peptide chain release factor N(5)-glutamine methyltransferase: MLQVREAWKEAVGLLKRVGVVSPTREARLLLSSVLGTDPSRVHLFWDFSLEEEKLKKLHALLKERARGVPIQYLIGEWEFMSLPFYVEEGVFIPRLDTECWVEEVILSLKKASARELLLCDVGCGSGVIGLSCAFWVPQVKLYGVDISERAIALSEKNACRLGIENRCSFLKSDLFEVFKGQNILFDAVVSNPPYVKTGDWELLPREIRFYEPREALLAGEDGLSIIRRLLLEGASWIKKGGLLFFEHDPAQSELIRKEIEKLETWEYLYTIRDYAHKDRATAVKRKE, from the coding sequence GTGCTTCAGGTTCGCGAGGCCTGGAAAGAGGCAGTTGGGTTGCTTAAAAGAGTTGGTGTTGTCTCACCCACAAGAGAGGCTCGGCTTTTGCTTTCTTCTGTGCTGGGAACTGATCCTTCGCGTGTGCATCTTTTCTGGGATTTTAGCCTTGAAGAAGAAAAGCTAAAGAAGCTACATGCCCTTCTTAAAGAACGCGCCAGAGGCGTCCCCATTCAGTATCTGATTGGAGAGTGGGAGTTCATGTCTCTCCCCTTTTACGTTGAAGAGGGGGTTTTCATACCACGTCTGGATACCGAGTGTTGGGTGGAAGAGGTCATCCTGTCCCTTAAAAAGGCCAGCGCAAGGGAACTTCTTCTTTGTGATGTGGGTTGTGGGAGTGGGGTTATAGGGCTTTCTTGTGCATTCTGGGTACCGCAGGTTAAGCTTTACGGAGTGGATATTTCAGAAAGGGCTATTGCTCTTTCCGAAAAAAATGCCTGCCGTCTTGGTATAGAAAACCGCTGTAGTTTTTTGAAGTCGGACCTTTTTGAGGTGTTTAAAGGCCAAAACATTCTTTTTGACGCTGTGGTTTCCAACCCCCCCTATGTGAAGACAGGAGATTGGGAATTGCTTCCCAGAGAAATTCGCTTTTACGAACCCCGGGAAGCCCTGCTTGCTGGAGAAGACGGCTTATCAATAATAAGGAGGTTGTTGCTGGAGGGAGCTTCCTGGATTAAAAAGGGAGGGCTGCTTTTCTTTGAACATGATCCTGCTCAAAGCGAGCTTATTCGTAAAGAGATTGAAAAACTGGAAACCTGGGAGTATCTTTATACCATCAGGGATTATGCCCACAAAGACAGGGCGACTGCTGTAAAAAGAAAGGAGTAG
- the rpiB gene encoding ribose 5-phosphate isomerase B, whose product MKILIGSDHGGYFLKEDLKGFLKELGHEVIDYGAYSAEPCDYPDIAFLVSKDLLAGKGDRAILVCGTGIGMCIAANKVKGIRAALCHDVFSARASREHNNANVLTLGERVIGKGLAREIVRSWLGAEFTGGRHQRRVEKIVEFEQDGSQKT is encoded by the coding sequence GTGAAAATACTCATAGGGAGCGATCACGGAGGTTACTTTTTAAAAGAGGATCTCAAGGGATTTTTGAAAGAGTTGGGACATGAGGTGATTGATTACGGAGCCTACAGCGCTGAGCCCTGTGATTATCCAGATATTGCTTTTCTGGTCAGCAAGGATCTTTTAGCGGGTAAGGGCGACAGAGCTATTCTGGTCTGTGGTACCGGAATTGGGATGTGTATTGCAGCCAACAAAGTGAAGGGGATAAGAGCAGCTCTTTGTCATGATGTGTTCTCCGCCAGAGCTTCGCGAGAGCACAACAATGCTAATGTGCTGACTCTTGGAGAACGGGTAATTGGTAAGGGACTGGCGCGTGAAATCGTGCGCAGCTGGTTAGGTGCTGAGTTTACAGGTGGGCGACACCAGAGAAGAGTAGAGAAAATTGTGGAGTTTGAACAAGATGGAAGTCAAAAGACCTGA
- a CDS encoding cytidine/deoxycytidylate deaminase family protein: protein MEVKRPEWDEYFMSIAELVSSRSTCLRRKVGAVLVREKRILATGYNGVPSGIKHCTLETCLRSKQGVPSGKQQELCRGLHAEQNVIIQAALHGVSTRGATLYCTHKPCILCAKMIINAGIVRIVYQNHYPDPLADEMLQEAGIEMIPFSGESLLRK from the coding sequence ATGGAAGTCAAAAGACCTGAATGGGATGAATACTTCATGAGCATTGCCGAACTGGTGAGTTCTCGCTCTACCTGCTTACGCAGAAAGGTAGGTGCGGTGCTGGTCAGAGAAAAGCGGATTCTGGCTACCGGTTACAATGGTGTTCCTTCGGGCATTAAACACTGCACTCTGGAAACCTGCTTGCGAAGCAAGCAGGGTGTTCCTTCTGGCAAGCAGCAAGAGCTGTGTCGAGGACTCCATGCAGAGCAAAACGTGATTATTCAGGCAGCACTTCACGGGGTAAGTACTCGGGGAGCTACTCTTTACTGCACTCATAAGCCCTGTATTCTCTGCGCCAAAATGATTATTAATGCTGGAATAGTGCGGATTGTATATCAAAACCATTACCCTGACCCTTTGGCTGATGAGATGTTGCAGGAAGCCGGTATAGAGATGATCCCTTTTTCTGGTGAATCTCTTTTGAGGAAATAG
- a CDS encoding MraY family glycosyltransferase, which produces MGNLILVFMLGFLGSMILTPLVIRLSHRKGWLDSSQGVRKIHTRPVSRLGGLAVYLPFMLILLGSNFWFGLELPAFFFLGISVVFLTGLIDDFISLSPPLKVFGQVVGIVLLMVSGVVISFFTLPWGAILYLGAWGYPLTFLWMLGITNALNLIDGMDGLSSGIAAIASFTLGVVALQEGRSLAALIAFLLMGTELGFLCYNFPPARIFLGDGGALFAGIVLSTISVQGSLKSTATFTLLVPILVLGIPIFDTFFAIVRRKKNRLPLMSPDEGHLHHRLLKRGYSTRKAVLVFYSISLIFSVVAIFINRYLQNSTYSLLLVLVVVFLFMRWGLQLGVTEAGGEKPVGQS; this is translated from the coding sequence ATGGGTAACCTGATTCTGGTTTTTATGCTGGGTTTTCTGGGTTCTATGATACTTACTCCTCTGGTTATCAGGCTTAGCCATCGCAAAGGCTGGCTCGATAGTTCTCAGGGCGTGCGCAAGATTCACACACGTCCCGTTTCTCGTCTTGGGGGATTGGCGGTTTACTTACCTTTCATGCTGATTCTCCTGGGAAGCAATTTCTGGTTTGGCTTGGAACTTCCAGCATTCTTTTTCCTTGGTATTTCTGTGGTTTTTCTAACCGGCTTGATAGATGATTTTATTTCACTTTCTCCCCCGCTAAAAGTTTTTGGTCAGGTCGTAGGAATAGTTCTTTTAATGGTTTCAGGCGTGGTTATCAGTTTTTTTACTCTTCCCTGGGGGGCCATTCTGTATCTCGGTGCCTGGGGTTATCCTTTAACTTTTTTGTGGATGCTGGGTATAACCAATGCCCTGAATCTTATAGATGGTATGGATGGCTTATCTTCTGGCATTGCTGCTATTGCTTCCTTTACTCTGGGTGTAGTTGCTTTGCAAGAGGGAAGGAGTCTTGCTGCTCTCATTGCCTTTTTGCTCATGGGAACAGAGCTTGGTTTTTTGTGTTACAATTTTCCTCCGGCTCGCATTTTTCTTGGAGATGGAGGTGCTTTGTTTGCAGGCATAGTCCTTTCAACGATATCCGTTCAGGGTTCCTTGAAAAGTACGGCTACCTTTACGCTCCTGGTGCCTATTCTGGTTCTGGGTATTCCCATCTTTGATACCTTTTTTGCCATCGTGCGGCGCAAAAAAAATCGCTTGCCCTTGATGTCACCCGATGAAGGACACCTGCATCACCGATTGCTGAAACGCGGCTACAGCACCAGAAAAGCGGTTCTGGTTTTTTATTCCATAAGCCTAATTTTTAGTGTGGTAGCAATTTTCATCAATCGCTATCTCCAGAACAGTACCTATTCACTTCTTTTGGTTCTGGTGGTGGTTTTCTTGTTTATGAGATGGGGCCTTCAACTTGGTGTTACTGAAGCAGGGGGAGAAAAACCTGTTGGGCAGAGCTAA